TAGATCTCGATGTTATTAATGATAATGCTGGTGATGGTATAGCTAATGGTGAAACTGGTACTACTGATATTACTAATAATGAAGTAGATCGTAAGAGAGTAGATTATGGTTATAATGAAGATATCTGTACTAGGCAAGTAAATATTATTATTTCCAATAGTAGCATTACCATCTTTATCAACACCATTACCAGCATTACCAACAATTTCATTATTAGTAATATCAGTAGTACCAGTTTCACCATTAGCTATACCATCACCAGCATTATCATTAATAACATTACCTTCAATAGTAGAATTACCCTCATTAGAAACACCATGACCACCATTACCAACAACCTCATTATCAGTTATAGTAGAGTTACCTTCAGTACCAGTAGTAATTCCATTACCAGTATTATTTGAAACATTACTGCCAGTTATATTTAGATCACCTTTGTCATTAGAAACACCATCACCACTATTACCAGTAATTTCACTATCAGAAATAGTCGCATCACTAGAACTGTTTTCACCAGAAGAAATATATACACCACCACCATTGCCATCAGCAGAATTACCACTTATGGTAGAATTATCAATAGTCACATTAGTACTTCCATTGCCATTTCCACCAGTAATTCTAATTCCCCCACCATTAGTTGCAGTATTATTTGCAAAAATACAATTAGTTATATTAACATCAGAATGAGCATTAGCAGAAGCAGCAGATATAGCAAGTCCTCCACCCTCATTATTTGCAGTGTTATTTGCAAAAATAGAATCAAGTATATTAATACAAGACAAACCAGCACCCGGACTATTCACACTCATTCCTCCACCAGATGATGCAGTGTTATTAGCAAAAGTACAATTTATTACATTGACATGATAAGAATTACGGCTACCACCAGTACCTACATGTAATCCCCCACCATATAATGCAGTGTTATTTATGAAAGTAGAATCAGTTATATTAACATTAATAGCACCATCACTAGTACAGCTTACACGCATTCCTCCAGCATAATCAACAGTTGCAGTGTTATTTGCAAAAATACAATTCATTACATTACCATAAGTGGAGCCATTAGCATCAGTAGTTGTAATTAGTCCTCCACCAGTATTTGCAGTGTTATTTGCAAAAATACAATTAGTTACATTAAAATAATGATATCCATATACAGAAGTAGATAAAATCAATCCTCCACCATTATTTGCAGTGTTATTTGCAAAAATACAATTAGTTACATTACCATAAATATAACCATAAGAACTCGATCTTATGTATATTCCACCACCACCACTACCAGCAGTATTATTTATGAAAGTGGAATCAGTTATATTATAATAAACAACTCTACTATTAGAAGTAGTTGCATATAATCCCCCACCAACACTACTAGATGCAGTATTATTTATGAAAGTGGAATCTTTGATTGTTAGATTTCCATAGGAAACTATTCCTCCACCACCAGTTGCAGTATTATTTATGAATGTACAATTTATAACTGTTAATAACGTGCCGTAATTGGAACTCCATATTGCTCCACCAGCACTATCGGCGTATGCATTTATGAATGTTACGTTTATGAATATTACATTCAAATTATTACCTATTGTATATATTCTTGATAGTCCTTGTGCGTCAAGTATTACTTTGTCTTTGGTTTTTCCTTGAATTGTAATATTTTTGTTAATTGTCATGTTGGTATTGTTATTACCTGTGTATGTTCCTTCTTCAAGTTCTATTATGTCACCAGAGCTTGAACTACTGAGTGCACCACTTATTCCACCAGTAGTTGTGTTATCAATAGTAGTAGTGGTAGCTGCAAATCCAGCTTGTAAGCTAAGTACAGCTAATAAAATGATACTTATTATAATTAAAGTTTGAGTTATTATTTTTTTGTTTTGTTTAATTTTATTCACCTCCCCATTATTATGGGTTTATTTAAAATATTTTTGAAATTTTAAATGTGATAAAAAGAAAGAATAAATGATCCTGAAAAAGAATTTAGGGGGTGATATATATTAAAAAAATTCTTAATAGAACAACATTTATCCATTTTTACCACATTACAAATTTATTTTTGATTAATAAAACCAGTATAATGATAAATAGTAATAAACTCCCCAAAAAGTTATTATCTATCACAATTTTACATTAAAAAAAGCATTTACTCAACTATAAAGCTCTTTTAATCTTATTAATCAAAACAAAAACTACTATTAAAAATATAGCTGCATAGTAGTTTTTCTTTTCATTAATAAAAAAAAAGATAATGATAATTATTAAAATAGCTAAATTAGTACAAAAAATTACTTCATTAAATCTAGGTTAAACGAAGTAAATTAATAAAAAATTAATTTTTATTTGAAAAATAAAGGAGTATTTTATTTATAAGAAATAAATTATATAAAAAATATTGAATATTTAATAAAATTTATTATAAATTCAGAGTATTTTGTGTCAAATGTATATTAAAATATATTAAAATATTAAAAAAACAGCAAATTAGTTCGTTTAACCTAGATTAAACGAAGTAGAAAAGATATAATTTTACATATATTAAATCAAAAATGAAGATTTAATATTGCAATATATTTTTTACTATATATTATATTCAAAATATTAATATATAAATATTACGATTTTGTAAAGTATATTTTCCATTAAAAATATAAACATGTAAATCAAAAATAAAAACAAGTATATGAAAAAATAAAATAATAAAATAAAAAAATTAAAAAATATAATCAAAATTATAAATTTAAAAAACTAGAAATAGCTATAAACACATATTCATTTTATATTCAATTCACTTTTTATCTCGCGAAGACTAGCTAAAAAATCGATCAAGTGAGTGTATTTAATATGTGTCATGAGAACTATTCTAATAGCTTTTGGATAATGAGATACTGAAACCATCCAACCTTTTTCTTCAAGCATTCTAGCTAGTTCATCAGTTGGAATATTGGGATGTGTGAATGCAACTATATTAAGTTCAGGTTCTGTTACAAGTTCGAAGCCTTCTTTGAAGAGAGCATCAGCTAAAAAGTCAGTATTTATCATACATTCATTAGCATTCTTTGCATAACCTTCTCTACCCATATGTTCCATAATTGCCCAAGTAGCTACTGCTGGAGCTCCAAGACGTGTTCCAACTATAGTAGACTGTTCTTTAGTTGTCAAGTATGGTGCTTCAACAGCCATACTATCTAAATATTTTTTTTCTCTAAAAATAATACAACCTGAAGGGATTGGAGCAAGACCCATCTTATGAGGATCAACTGTAATAGAACAAACACATTCTAGTGAAAAATCAAAATTAGGCATTTCATATCCAAAATCTTTCAAAAATGGAATGGAAAAACCACCGAAAGCTGCATCAACATGGAAATAAATATCATTTTCAATAGCTAACTGAGATAATTCTTCAATAGGATCAATCATTCCAAGTTCTGTGGTTCCAGCTATGCCCACAATAGCTATTGTATTATTATTTATATTTTCTTTCACAGAATTAATATCTACACGATAGTTTTCATCTAAATCAACTTCAACTAGCTTTAAATTAAGGATATCAGCTGCTTTTTTAAATGAAAAATGACCTGATTTTGAAACTATTATTTCAGGAACAATATATTCATCAGCATCAATATTTCCAATATTTTTCTCCTTTCTAG
Above is a window of Methanobrevibacter sp. TMH8 DNA encoding:
- a CDS encoding right-handed parallel beta-helix repeat-containing protein translates to MNKIKQNKKIITQTLIIISIILLAVLSLQAGFAATTTTIDNTTTGGISGALSSSSSGDIIELEEGTYTGNNNTNMTINKNITIQGKTKDKVILDAQGLSRIYTIGNNLNVIFINVTFINAYADSAGGAIWSSNYGTLLTVINCTFINNTATGGGGIVSYGNLTIKDSTFINNTASSSVGGGLYATTSNSRVVYYNITDSTFINNTAGSGGGGIYIRSSSYGYIYGNVTNCIFANNTANNGGGLILSTSVYGYHYFNVTNCIFANNTANTGGGLITTTDANGSTYGNVMNCIFANNTATVDYAGGMRVSCTSDGAINVNITDSTFINNTALYGGGLHVGTGGSRNSYHVNVINCTFANNTASSGGGMSVNSPGAGLSCINILDSIFANNTANNEGGGLAISAASANAHSDVNITNCIFANNTATNGGGIRITGGNGNGSTNVTIDNSTISGNSADGNGGGVYISSGENSSSDATISDSEITGNSGDGVSNDKGDLNITGSNVSNNTGNGITTGTEGNSTITDNEVVGNGGHGVSNEGNSTIEGNVINDNAGDGIANGETGTTDITNNEIVGNAGNGVDKDGNATIGNNNIYLPSTDIFIITIIYSLTIYFIISNISSTSFTISYTITSIIINNIEI
- the mfnA gene encoding tyrosine decarboxylase MfnA — encoded protein: MNQEPLEKEKILEELAKFKEKDLKYSQGNILGSMCTRADPLAKEVFCDFIDSNLGDPGLFKGTQTLEEKAIKNIGSFLSLEEPYGNIVTGGTEANLMAMRAARNLARKEKNIGNIDADEYIVPEIIVSKSGHFSFKKAADILNLKLVEVDLDENYRVDINSVKENINNNTIAIVGIAGTTELGMIDPIEELSQLAIENDIYFHVDAAFGGFSIPFLKDFGYEMPNFDFSLECVCSITVDPHKMGLAPIPSGCIIFREKKYLDSMAVEAPYLTTKEQSTIVGTRLGAPAVATWAIMEHMGREGYAKNANECMINTDFLADALFKEGFELVTEPELNIVAFTHPNIPTDELARMLEEKGWMVSVSHYPKAIRIVLMTHIKYTHLIDFLASLREIKSELNIK